A stretch of the Manis pentadactyla isolate mManPen7 chromosome 16, mManPen7.hap1, whole genome shotgun sequence genome encodes the following:
- the TFEB gene encoding transcription factor EB isoform X1 gives MFSLPNQVCSGEPVPAAAMASRIGLRMQLMREQAQQEEQRERMQQQAVMHYMQQQQLGGPSTPAINTPIHFQSPPPVPGEVLKVQSYLENPTSYHLQQSRDQKVREYLSETYGNKFAAHVSPAQGSPKPLPAASPGVRAGHVLSSSTGNSAPNSPMAMLHIGSNPEREFDVIDNIMCLDDVLGFINPETQMPNTLPLSSSHLNVYSGDPQVTASLVGVTSSSCPADLTQKRELTDAESRALAKERQKKDNHNLIERRRRFNINDRIKELGMLIPKANDLDVRWNKGTILKASVDYIRRMQKDLQKSRELESHSRRLEMTNKQLLLRIQELEMQARVHGLPTASPSGMNMAELAQQVVKQELPSEEGPGEVLLLGAEVPDPEPVPILPPQAPLPPPAQLPQPPSPFHQLDFSHSLSFGGGGDEGPPGYPEPLGPEHGSPFPSLSKKDLDLMLLDDSLLPLASDPLFSTMSPGASKASSRRSSFSMEEGDVL, from the exons ATGTTTTCACTTCCAAACCAGGTTTGCTCAGG GGAGCCAGTGCCAGCAGCCGCCATGGCCTCGCGCATTGGGCTGCGCATGCAGCTCATGCGGGAGCAGGCGCAGCAGGAGGAGCAGCGGGAGCGCATGCAGCAGCAAGCCGTCATGCACTacatgcagcagcagcagctggggggACCCTCCACCCCTGCCATCAACACCCCCATCCACTTCCAGTCTCCACCGCCGGTGCCCGGGGAAGTGCTGAAG GTGCAGTCCTACCTGGAGAACCCCACCTCCTACCACCTACAGCAGTCCCGGGACCAGAAGGTGCGGGAGTACCTGTCCGAGACCTACGGGAACAAGTTTGCTGCCCACGtcagcccagcccagggctccCCCAAGCCCCTGCCAGCTGCCTCCCCTGGGGTCCGGGCTGGACACGTGTTGTCCTCCTCCACTGGCAACAGCGCTCCCAACAGCCCCATGGCCATGCTGCACATTGGCTCCAACCCGGAGAGGGAG tttgaTGTCATCGACAACATTATGTGTCTGGACGATGTCCTGGGCTTCATCAATCCTGAAACTCAGATGCCCAACACG CTGCCCCTGTCCAGCAGCCACCTGAACGTGTACAGTGGCGACCCCCAGGTCACAGCCTCCCTGGTGGGCGTCACCAGCAGCTCCTGCCCTGCTGACCTGACCCAGAAGCGAGAGCTTACAG ATGCTGAGAGCCGGGCCCTGGCCAAGGAGCGGCAGAAGAAAGACAATCACAACCTCA TTGAAAGGAGGCGGAGGTTCAACATCAACGACCGCATCAAGGAGTTGGGAATGCTGATCCCCAAGGCCAATGACCT ggaTGTGCGTTGGAACAAGGGCACCATCCTCAAAGCCTCTGTTGATTACATCCGGAGGATGCAGAAGGACCTGCAGAAGTCCCGGGAGCTGGAGAGCCATTCTCGGCGCCTGGAGATGACCAACAAGCAGCTCTTGCTCCGCATCCAG GAGCTGGAGATGCAGGCCCGAGTGCACGGCCTCCCCACCGCCTCCCCGTCGGGCATGAACATGGCTGAGCTGGCCCAGCAGGTGGTGAAGCAGGAGCTGCCCAGCGAGGAGGGCCCAGGGGAGGTCCTGCTGTTGGGGGCTGAGGTCCCTGACCCTGAGCCAGTACCCATCCTGCCCCCCCAGGCCCCGCTGCCCCCGCCAGCCCAGCTACCACAGCCACCATCCCCATTCCACCAACTGGACTTCAGCCACAGCCTGAGCTTCGGGGGCGGGGGCGATGAGGGGCCGCCAGGCTACCCTGAACCTCTGGGGCCAGAGCACGGCTCCCCATTCCCTAGCCTGTCCAAGAAGGATCTGGACCTCATGCTCCTGGACGACTCGCTGCTTCCACTGGCCTCTGACCCACTCTTCTCCACCATGTCCCCCGGGGCGTCCAAGGCCAGCAGCCGCAGGAGTAGCTTCAGCATGGAGGAGGGCGATGTGCTGTGA
- the TFEB gene encoding transcription factor EB isoform X2, giving the protein MASRIGLRMQLMREQAQQEEQRERMQQQAVMHYMQQQQLGGPSTPAINTPIHFQSPPPVPGEVLKVQSYLENPTSYHLQQSRDQKVREYLSETYGNKFAAHVSPAQGSPKPLPAASPGVRAGHVLSSSTGNSAPNSPMAMLHIGSNPEREFDVIDNIMCLDDVLGFINPETQMPNTLPLSSSHLNVYSGDPQVTASLVGVTSSSCPADLTQKRELTDAESRALAKERQKKDNHNLIERRRRFNINDRIKELGMLIPKANDLDVRWNKGTILKASVDYIRRMQKDLQKSRELESHSRRLEMTNKQLLLRIQELEMQARVHGLPTASPSGMNMAELAQQVVKQELPSEEGPGEVLLLGAEVPDPEPVPILPPQAPLPPPAQLPQPPSPFHQLDFSHSLSFGGGGDEGPPGYPEPLGPEHGSPFPSLSKKDLDLMLLDDSLLPLASDPLFSTMSPGASKASSRRSSFSMEEGDVL; this is encoded by the exons ATGGCCTCGCGCATTGGGCTGCGCATGCAGCTCATGCGGGAGCAGGCGCAGCAGGAGGAGCAGCGGGAGCGCATGCAGCAGCAAGCCGTCATGCACTacatgcagcagcagcagctggggggACCCTCCACCCCTGCCATCAACACCCCCATCCACTTCCAGTCTCCACCGCCGGTGCCCGGGGAAGTGCTGAAG GTGCAGTCCTACCTGGAGAACCCCACCTCCTACCACCTACAGCAGTCCCGGGACCAGAAGGTGCGGGAGTACCTGTCCGAGACCTACGGGAACAAGTTTGCTGCCCACGtcagcccagcccagggctccCCCAAGCCCCTGCCAGCTGCCTCCCCTGGGGTCCGGGCTGGACACGTGTTGTCCTCCTCCACTGGCAACAGCGCTCCCAACAGCCCCATGGCCATGCTGCACATTGGCTCCAACCCGGAGAGGGAG tttgaTGTCATCGACAACATTATGTGTCTGGACGATGTCCTGGGCTTCATCAATCCTGAAACTCAGATGCCCAACACG CTGCCCCTGTCCAGCAGCCACCTGAACGTGTACAGTGGCGACCCCCAGGTCACAGCCTCCCTGGTGGGCGTCACCAGCAGCTCCTGCCCTGCTGACCTGACCCAGAAGCGAGAGCTTACAG ATGCTGAGAGCCGGGCCCTGGCCAAGGAGCGGCAGAAGAAAGACAATCACAACCTCA TTGAAAGGAGGCGGAGGTTCAACATCAACGACCGCATCAAGGAGTTGGGAATGCTGATCCCCAAGGCCAATGACCT ggaTGTGCGTTGGAACAAGGGCACCATCCTCAAAGCCTCTGTTGATTACATCCGGAGGATGCAGAAGGACCTGCAGAAGTCCCGGGAGCTGGAGAGCCATTCTCGGCGCCTGGAGATGACCAACAAGCAGCTCTTGCTCCGCATCCAG GAGCTGGAGATGCAGGCCCGAGTGCACGGCCTCCCCACCGCCTCCCCGTCGGGCATGAACATGGCTGAGCTGGCCCAGCAGGTGGTGAAGCAGGAGCTGCCCAGCGAGGAGGGCCCAGGGGAGGTCCTGCTGTTGGGGGCTGAGGTCCCTGACCCTGAGCCAGTACCCATCCTGCCCCCCCAGGCCCCGCTGCCCCCGCCAGCCCAGCTACCACAGCCACCATCCCCATTCCACCAACTGGACTTCAGCCACAGCCTGAGCTTCGGGGGCGGGGGCGATGAGGGGCCGCCAGGCTACCCTGAACCTCTGGGGCCAGAGCACGGCTCCCCATTCCCTAGCCTGTCCAAGAAGGATCTGGACCTCATGCTCCTGGACGACTCGCTGCTTCCACTGGCCTCTGACCCACTCTTCTCCACCATGTCCCCCGGGGCGTCCAAGGCCAGCAGCCGCAGGAGTAGCTTCAGCATGGAGGAGGGCGATGTGCTGTGA